One genomic segment of Thermodesulfobacteriota bacterium includes these proteins:
- a CDS encoding SH3 domain-containing protein codes for MARSAGAGLLAALVMLMILPGQTALAGEYRSVSKDGVNLRSGPSTEAEVLWEVFQGFPLEIVDRKGQWAQAVDYEGDKAWIYLPLLSEAKTVIVKVAEANLRVGPGANYEKVVTVKRNVIFSFLEKKGDWVRVKHASGVSGWISAPLVWPSH; via the coding sequence ATGGCGCGATCCGCGGGGGCAGGGCTGCTGGCGGCCCTGGTGATGCTGATGATCCTGCCTGGGCAGACGGCCCTGGCGGGTGAGTATCGGAGCGTTTCCAAAGATGGGGTCAATTTGCGCTCCGGTCCCAGCACGGAAGCCGAGGTCCTCTGGGAGGTCTTCCAGGGGTTTCCCCTGGAGATCGTCGACCGCAAGGGCCAGTGGGCCCAGGCCGTGGACTATGAGGGCGACAAGGCCTGGATCTACCTGCCGCTGTTGTCCGAAGCCAAGACCGTGATTGTCAAGGTCGCCGAGGCCAACCTGCGGGTGGGGCCCGGAGCCAATTACGAGAAGGTGGTGACGGTCAAACGAAACGTCATCTTTTCCTTTCTGGAGAAGAAGGGCGACTGGGTTCGGGTCAAACATGCCTCCGGGGTCAGTGGTTGGATCAGCGCACCCCTGGTGTGGCCCAGCCACTGA